Proteins encoded in a region of the Triticum dicoccoides isolate Atlit2015 ecotype Zavitan chromosome 3A, WEW_v2.0, whole genome shotgun sequence genome:
- the LOC119269507 gene encoding ABC transporter G family member 6-like, translated as MHAMARAVHDRLPFLASPEPALAPPAPAERRRNPSLSEMLSLVSAATVDPAGTDDDGSVFSLPMPQSAPAGVGDNNAGGEAPGRTIQFRLAFTDLTYSVRRARHGGDGGGGGLCLPVQRRSDRVTAAPDAHAPRTKALLAGVSGEAKEGEILAVMGASGSGKSTLIDALANRISRDALKGSVTLNGEPLTGNILKSMSAYVMQDDLLFPMLTVTETLSFAADFRLPRSLCAAKKRARVHALIDQLGLRAAANTIIGDEGHRGVSGGERRRVSIGTDIIHDPILLFLDEPTSGLDSTSAFMVVKVLRRIAESGSIVITSIHQPSQRILGLLDRLILLSGGHTVFSGAPSALPTYFAEFGFPVPDDENRAEFALDLIRELEASPTGTKPLADFHRTWKLMHAARDDAAAWAPTMSLKEAISASISRGKLVSGADVSSGEAASMHTYANPFWVEMKVLTKRSAINTRRMPELFLIRLGAVVVTGAILATVFFKLDQSPKGAQERLGFFAFAMSTMFYTCADALPVFLQERYVFLRETAYGAYRHVSYVLSNAIVSFPPLVVLSLAFALTTFFAVGLAGGASGFAFYTLAILASFWAGSGFVTFLSGVIPHVMIGYTVVVAILAYFLLFSGFFINRDRIPAYWLWFHYLSLVKYPFEGVLQNEFARGGECFVRGAQIFDNSPLGALPEAVKERVLASISSALGVGIGADTCVATGRSVLRQAAVTQLGKWECLLVTAAWGFFFRILFYFSLVLGSKNKRR; from the coding sequence ATGCATGCCATGGCGCGGGCCGTGCACGACCGCCTCCCGTtcctcgcctcgccggagccggcGCTCGCGCCGCCGGCGCCTGCCGAGAGGCGGAGGAACCCGTCCCTCTCCGAGATGCTCAGCCTCGTCAGCGCGGCCACCGTCGACCCGGCGGGCACCGACGACGACGGCTCCGTGTTCTCCCTCCCGATGCCGCAGTCCGCGCCTGCCGGCGTAGGTGATAATAATGCGGGTGGCGAGGCGCCGGGCCGGACCATCCAGTTCCGGCTGGCGTTCACCGACCTGACCTACAGCGTCCGGCGCGCGCGCCAcggcggggacggcggcggcggggggctcTGCCTCCCCGTGCAGCGCCGGTCCGACCGCGTCACGGCGGCGCCCGACGCGCACGCGCCGCGGACCAAGGCGCTGCTGGCCGGCGTCTCCGGGGAGGCCAAGGAGGGCGAGATCCTCGCCGTGATGGGCGCCAGCGGCTCCGGCAAGTCCACGCTCATCGACGCCCTCGCCAACCGCATCTCCCGCGACGCGCTCAAGGGCTCCGTCACGCTCAACGGCGAGCCGCTCACGGGCAACATCCTCAAGTCCATGTCCGCGTACGTCATGCAGGACGACCTGCTGTTCCCCATGCTCACCGTCACCGAGACGCTCTCCTTCGCCGCCGACTTCCGCCTGCCGCGCTCGCTCTGCGCCGCCAAGAAGCGCGCGCGCGTGCACGCGCTCATCGACCAGCTCGGCCTCCGCGCGGCCGCCAACACCATCATCGGCGACGAGGGCCACCGCGGGGTCTCCGGAGGCGAGCGCCGCAGGGTCTCCATCGGCACCGACATCATCCACGACCCCATCCTCCTGTTCCTCGACGAGCCCACCTCCGGCCTCGACTCCACGTCGGCGTTCATGGTCGTCAAGGTGCTCCGCCGCATCGCCGAGAGTGGCAGCATTGTCATTACCTCCATTCACCAGCCCAGCCAGCGCATCCTCGGCCTCCTCGACCGCCTCATCCTCCTCTCCGGTGGTCACACCGTCTTCAGCGGAGCCCCCTCCGCGCTCCCGACCTACTTCGCCGAGTTCGGGTTCCCTGTCCCCGACGACGAGAACCGCGCCGAGTTCGCGCTCGACCTCATCCGCGAGCTCGAGGCGTCGCCGACGGGGACGAAGCCTCTCGCCGACTTCCACCGCACGTGGAAGCTCATGCACGCGGCGAGGGACGACGCCGCGGCGTGGGCGCCGACGATGTCGCTCAAGGAGGCCATCAGCGCGAGCATCTCGCGCGGGAAGCTGGTGTCGGGCGCGGACGTGTCGAGCGGGGAGGCGGCGTCGATGCACACGTACGCGAACCCGTTCTGGGTGGAGATGAAGGTGCTGACGAAGCGGTCGGCGATCAACACGCGACGCATGCCGGAGCTGTTCCTCATCCGGCTCGGCGCCGTGGTGGTGACCGGCGCGATCCTGGCGACCGTCTTCTTCAAGCTGGACCAGTCGCCCAAGGGCGCGCAGGAGCGGCTGGGCTTCTTCGCCTTCGCCATGTCCACCATGTTCTACACCTGCGCCGACGCACTCCCAGTGTTCCTCCAGGAGCGGTACGTGTTCCTCCGGGAGACGGCCTACGGCGCGTACCGCCACGTCTCCTACGTGCTCTCCAACGCCATCGTCTCCTTCCCGCCGCTGGTGGTCCTTTCTCTCGCCTTCGCGCTCACCACCTTCTTCGCCGTGGGGCTGGCCGGCGGCGCGTCCGGGTTCGCCTTCTACACGCTGGCCATCCTGGCGTCCTTCTGGGCGGGGAGCGGGTTCGTGACCTTCCTCTCCGGCGTGATCccgcacgtgatgatcgggtacacGGTGGTGGTGGCCATCCTGGCCTACTTCCTGCTCTTCAGCGGCTTCTTCATCAACCGGGACAGGATCCCGGCCTACTGGCTGTGGTTCCATTACCTGTCGCTGGTCAAGTACCCGTTCGAGGGGGTGCTGCAGAACGAGTTCGCGCGCGGCGGCGAGTGCTTCGTGCGCGGCGCGCAGATCTTCGACAACTCGCCGCTGGGGGCGCTGCCGGAGGCGGTGAAGGAGCGGGTGCTGGCGTCCATCAGCTCGGCGCTCGGGGTCGGGATCGGCGCCGACACCTGCGTGGCCACGGGGCGGAGCGTGCTGCGGCAGGCCGCCGTGACGCAGCTCGGCAAGTGGGAGTGCCTGCTGGTGACGGCGGCCTGGGGCTTCTTCTTCCGGATCCTCTTCTACTTCAGCCTCGTGCTCGGCAGCAAGAACAAGAGGAGGTGA